Proteins found in one Mucilaginibacter inviolabilis genomic segment:
- a CDS encoding CusA/CzcA family heavy metal efflux RND transporter — protein MLNKIINFSINNKLVIGLFTLALIGWGIYSLKQLPIDAVPDITNNQVQVITLSPSLATQEVERLISYPVEQTMATIPEIEQVRSLSRFGLSVVTIVFHDKVDIYWARQQVNEKLSEAKNNIPAGLGNPEISPISTGLGEIYQYVIHAKPGYEKKYDARELRSIQDWIVRRQLLGTPGIAEVNSFGGLLKQYEIALDPDKLRSLNLSISDVFNALEQNNQNTGGAYIDKKPNAYFIRSEGLVGTIDDINKIVVRNNANGLPVLIRNIATVGISNSIRYGALTRSTANSEGEAVGGIVMMLKGANANNVVKQVKEKIARINKTLPEGVTVEPFLDRSALVDRAIGTVARNLIEGALIVIFVLVIFLGNIRAGLVVASVIPLAMLFAICLMNVFGVSGNLMSLGAIDFGLIVDGAVIIVEATMHMLAINNPGRPFTQKEMDEQVEQSAGRMMSAAAFGQIIILIVYLPILALVGIEGKMFGPMAQTVSFAILGAFLLSLTYVPMVSSLALSKKQSHKKNFSDRMMDAIHRRYLPLIKGALNKRLIVVGSSVALLIVSIFIFTRMGGEFIPTLEEGDFAVETRLLTGSSLTQTIDKVNQASQILVKKFPEVKEVIGKIGAAEIPTDPMPMDACDLTVILKDKKEWTTTHSREELANLMAESLEQVPGVTFGFSQPIQLRSNELISGVRQDIGIKIFGDDLDGLTDLSRKIGKIVSSVQGAKDVYLEQATGLPQIVVKINRDKVAQYGLSIGTVNQALNTAFAGQSAGLVYEGEKRYDMVVRLSLANRQGIDDVKNLYVSAPNGNQVPMEQLADVSFEIGPNQIQREDTKRRIIVGLNVRGRDIQSVVTEIQQKIDQQIKLPPGYYVTYGGQFENLKEATKRLSVAVPVALLLIVLLLYFSFGSFNQSLLIFSAIPMAAIGGIFALLIRGMPFSISAGVGFIALFGVAVLNGIVLITEFNRLKKSGKNDLKAIVLEGTEVRLRPVLMTATVASLGFLPMAISTAAGAEVQKPLATVVIGGLITSTILTLIVLPVLYTYFEKWRDKKVKAIPAAIIAVLVLFGVPARAQNVPSQPLNIQQAISTAVINNQNVQSSRLQITQQQALRGSATELGKTDFNIQYGQINSVKRDNNISIQQNIPFPGLYKNQREVYNARIGAAEIGLNVTKNQLTYEVRQAYTQLAYFVALQKLYFSQDSIYSAFLKAADLRYKTGETNLLEKTTAETQYNEVKNQMMKNQSDIVAAKSELRRLMNTTDSILVTPVQFVKTTDAVPYADSSIVRNPSLAYQKQQIVIADKNINLEKSRSGPDFTVGYFNQSIIGVQSINGQDRNFTGANRFQGIQAGISVPLFFKPYAARIKAAKIDKQVSESQYNLYQVNLQSQYQQAYQDVLKNARSIEYYEKSALPNTNLILRQGQIAFQSGDIGYVEFSQALRTYSEIRFNYLQAINQYNQSVYTLQYLSGF, from the coding sequence ATGTTAAATAAAATAATTAATTTTTCCATCAACAATAAGCTGGTCATCGGGCTATTTACGCTCGCCCTGATCGGATGGGGTATTTATTCCCTCAAGCAACTTCCCATAGATGCCGTTCCGGATATCACCAATAACCAGGTCCAGGTTATCACCCTCAGCCCCTCGCTGGCTACGCAGGAAGTTGAACGACTTATATCTTACCCTGTCGAACAGACCATGGCGACGATCCCCGAAATTGAGCAGGTACGTTCGCTATCCCGGTTCGGCCTTTCGGTGGTGACCATCGTTTTTCACGATAAGGTCGATATTTATTGGGCCCGGCAGCAGGTTAATGAAAAACTGTCCGAAGCGAAAAACAATATTCCGGCAGGTTTAGGTAATCCGGAAATATCACCGATCTCTACCGGACTCGGGGAGATCTACCAATACGTGATCCATGCCAAGCCGGGTTATGAAAAGAAGTATGACGCGCGTGAGCTGCGCAGTATCCAGGACTGGATCGTCCGCCGGCAGCTGCTTGGAACGCCCGGAATTGCAGAAGTGAACAGTTTTGGCGGTTTATTGAAGCAATATGAAATCGCTCTTGATCCGGATAAACTGCGCAGTCTTAACTTAAGCATCAGCGACGTATTCAATGCCCTGGAACAAAATAACCAAAATACAGGCGGAGCTTATATAGACAAAAAACCAAATGCTTACTTTATTCGGAGTGAAGGGCTGGTTGGTACGATTGATGATATCAATAAGATCGTAGTCAGGAACAATGCAAATGGTTTACCTGTACTCATTAGAAATATCGCTACCGTCGGGATCAGCAATTCCATACGTTATGGTGCATTAACCCGGTCTACAGCTAATAGTGAAGGAGAAGCTGTCGGCGGCATTGTCATGATGCTGAAGGGCGCTAACGCCAATAATGTAGTTAAGCAGGTTAAAGAAAAGATCGCGCGTATTAACAAAACCCTGCCGGAGGGCGTGACCGTAGAGCCGTTTCTTGACCGTAGCGCATTGGTTGATCGTGCGATAGGCACCGTCGCAAGAAATCTTATCGAAGGAGCACTGATCGTTATTTTCGTGCTGGTGATATTCCTGGGAAACATCAGGGCAGGATTGGTCGTTGCCTCCGTCATTCCCCTGGCCATGCTTTTTGCCATCTGTCTGATGAACGTCTTTGGGGTCTCAGGAAACCTGATGAGCCTCGGTGCGATCGACTTTGGTTTGATCGTTGACGGGGCGGTGATCATTGTCGAAGCGACGATGCATATGCTGGCGATAAACAATCCCGGACGCCCTTTTACACAAAAGGAAATGGACGAGCAGGTGGAGCAGTCTGCCGGAAGAATGATGAGCGCAGCTGCATTTGGTCAGATCATTATTCTGATCGTCTATCTTCCTATCCTGGCCCTTGTAGGAATTGAAGGCAAAATGTTTGGGCCTATGGCGCAAACCGTATCGTTTGCCATCCTTGGCGCATTCTTGCTTTCGTTGACCTACGTGCCCATGGTTTCGTCATTGGCGTTAAGTAAAAAGCAAAGCCATAAAAAGAATTTTTCCGACCGGATGATGGACGCTATTCACCGCCGTTATTTGCCATTGATCAAAGGCGCGCTTAACAAACGGTTGATCGTTGTCGGCAGCTCGGTTGCTTTGCTCATCGTCAGCATATTCATCTTTACCCGTATGGGCGGTGAGTTTATTCCAACACTGGAGGAAGGGGATTTTGCAGTAGAGACACGGTTATTGACCGGCAGCTCACTGACGCAAACGATTGACAAAGTAAACCAGGCTTCGCAGATACTGGTAAAAAAATTCCCAGAAGTTAAAGAGGTGATCGGAAAGATCGGAGCAGCAGAGATCCCGACTGATCCCATGCCCATGGATGCCTGCGATCTTACCGTTATTCTGAAGGATAAAAAAGAATGGACCACAACCCACAGCCGGGAAGAATTAGCTAATCTTATGGCAGAGTCTTTAGAGCAGGTTCCGGGTGTCACGTTCGGCTTTTCACAACCTATCCAGTTACGTTCCAACGAGCTCATCTCAGGTGTGCGGCAGGACATCGGCATTAAAATATTTGGTGATGACCTTGACGGGCTAACTGACCTTTCCAGGAAAATTGGCAAGATCGTAAGTTCTGTTCAGGGAGCTAAAGATGTTTATTTGGAACAGGCAACCGGCCTGCCACAGATCGTAGTTAAAATTAACCGGGATAAGGTCGCCCAATACGGCCTGAGCATTGGCACCGTTAACCAGGCACTTAATACCGCCTTTGCCGGTCAGTCGGCCGGTTTGGTCTATGAAGGTGAAAAACGCTATGATATGGTGGTTCGCCTTTCCCTGGCCAATCGCCAGGGTATCGATGATGTCAAGAACTTATACGTAAGTGCTCCGAACGGGAATCAGGTACCCATGGAACAATTAGCGGATGTATCGTTTGAGATCGGGCCTAACCAAATCCAGCGGGAAGATACGAAAAGACGCATTATCGTCGGGCTGAATGTCCGTGGCCGCGATATTCAAAGTGTCGTTACCGAGATCCAACAGAAGATAGATCAGCAGATCAAATTACCCCCTGGATATTATGTTACTTACGGCGGCCAGTTTGAGAACCTTAAAGAAGCGACCAAGCGCCTTTCGGTAGCTGTACCAGTGGCGTTATTACTGATCGTTTTGCTGCTTTATTTTTCATTCGGTTCATTCAACCAGTCTTTGCTTATTTTCTCGGCTATTCCAATGGCTGCCATCGGCGGTATCTTTGCCCTGCTTATCAGGGGGATGCCGTTCAGCATCTCAGCAGGCGTTGGTTTTATTGCCTTGTTCGGTGTGGCTGTATTGAATGGTATCGTACTGATCACGGAGTTTAACCGCCTGAAAAAATCGGGCAAGAACGATTTGAAGGCTATTGTTCTGGAAGGCACTGAAGTCCGGTTGCGGCCGGTGTTAATGACCGCCACAGTCGCCTCACTGGGTTTCCTGCCAATGGCCATATCTACCGCCGCAGGTGCGGAAGTCCAAAAGCCATTGGCAACCGTTGTTATCGGCGGACTGATCACTTCTACTATTTTAACTTTAATTGTTTTACCCGTGTTATATACTTATTTTGAAAAATGGCGTGATAAAAAAGTCAAAGCTATCCCGGCTGCCATCATTGCGGTATTGGTTTTATTCGGAGTGCCCGCCAGGGCGCAGAATGTGCCGTCTCAGCCACTCAATATTCAACAGGCGATCAGTACGGCTGTTATAAATAACCAAAACGTGCAATCATCGCGACTGCAGATCACGCAGCAGCAAGCACTTAGAGGTAGCGCTACTGAACTTGGTAAGACGGATTTTAATATCCAATATGGCCAGATTAATAGTGTAAAAAGGGATAATAATATCAGCATTCAGCAAAATATCCCTTTCCCCGGCTTATATAAAAACCAACGTGAGGTGTACAATGCGAGAATCGGAGCTGCCGAGATCGGTCTTAATGTTACCAAAAACCAGCTTACCTACGAGGTCAGGCAAGCGTACACACAACTAGCCTATTTCGTTGCCTTGCAAAAGTTGTACTTCAGCCAGGATTCTATTTACAGCGCGTTTTTAAAGGCCGCGGATCTGCGCTATAAGACCGGTGAAACGAACCTGCTGGAAAAGACCACTGCGGAAACGCAATATAACGAGGTTAAAAACCAGATGATGAAAAATCAGTCTGATATAGTGGCTGCTAAGTCTGAATTAAGGCGCTTGATGAATACGACGGACAGCATACTTGTAACACCGGTACAGTTTGTTAAGACAACGGATGCAGTCCCCTATGCAGACAGTAGCATTGTAAGGAATCCATCGCTCGCCTATCAAAAGCAGCAAATCGTCATTGCCGACAAGAATATCAACCTGGAAAAATCACGGTCCGGGCCGGATTTTACTGTAGGTTATTTTAACCAGTCCATAATTGGCGTACAAAGTATCAACGGTCAGGACCGGAACTTTACTGGCGCGAACCGCTTCCAGGGAATACAAGCCGGTATTTCGGTACCGTTATTTTTCAAACCCTACGCGGCACGGATCAAGGCAGCGAAGATTGACAAACAGGTTTCCGAATCCCAGTATAATCTTTACCAGGTCAACCTGCAAAGCCAGTACCAGCAAG
- a CDS encoding DUF6660 family protein — protein MKFGSLVMCVVILVLGLMPCKDSNAASKISAKITLEQGHGESNPLQDHCSPFCQCSCCNTPSLTAVTPLLFSIPGEVLHFYPHLPTSKIKTRNIDIWQPPKLIS, from the coding sequence ATGAAATTTGGGAGTTTAGTTATGTGCGTTGTTATACTTGTGCTGGGCTTGATGCCTTGCAAAGATTCTAATGCCGCGTCTAAAATCTCAGCCAAAATAACTCTTGAACAAGGCCACGGAGAATCAAACCCGCTGCAAGATCATTGTTCCCCATTTTGTCAGTGTTCCTGCTGCAATACACCATCACTAACTGCTGTCACGCCCTTACTATTTTCTATACCAGGAGAGGTGTTGCATTTTTATCCTCATTTGCCGACATCTAAGATCAAAACCAGGAACATAGATATTTGGCAACCGCCCAAATTGATTTCTTAA